The genomic segment CACCGGCGGCTATTTTCCGCCGCCCTGAAGATGGACTATCTCTCTCCGTACATTCCGATCCTCGTCCTGCTCCTGCTCACCGGCGTGCTCTGCACGGCCATCGGCGTGCTCGCGACGGTGCTCGGCCCCAGGCGGATCACGCGGATCAAGGAGACGGCGTTCGAGTGCGGGTCGCCTTCCACCGGCGATCCACATGCGCGCCATTCGGTGAAGTTCTACCTGGTCGCGCTGCTCTTCATCGTCTTCGATATCGAGAGCGTGTTCATCTACCCGTGGGCTGCGCTCCTGCGCGACCTGCACGGCGAAGGGCTGGGCTGGTTCGCCTACTTCGAGATGCTGTCGTTCATGGTGACGCTCGCGCTGGGCCTCGTCTACGTTTGGCGCAAGGGCGCTCTGGAGTTCAACCTGTGAGCGACGACCAGTACCGCCTGCCCATCCTCAAGCCAGAAGGAAACGTTCCGGAGTCGCCGCGGGTCGGCGGCGAGGAGCAGAACGTCCCGGTGCTCGCCACCCGGCTCGACGACGCCATCGGCTTCTTCGAGAAGAACCTCTCCGATGTGCTGGGCTGGGCGCGCAAGAACTCCATCTTCCAGTACCCCTTCGTCACCGCCTGCTGCGGCATGGAGTACATGAGCGCGATGGCAGGCCGCTACGACATCGCCCGCTTCGGCGCCGAGTTTCCCCGTTTCACCCCGCGTCAGGCCGATCTGCTGATGATCGTCGGCACCATCAACGTGAAGCAGTCCCCGGTGCTCAAGCGCGTCTACGATCAGATGACGGAGCCCAAGTGGGTGATGGCCTTCGGCGTCTGCGCCAGCTCGGGCGGCTTCTACGACAACTACGCCACCCTGCAGGGCGCCGACCGCGTCATCCCCGTCGACGTCTACGTCCCCGGCTGCCCGCCGCGGCCGGAGCAGGTGCTCGACGGCCTCAAGATCCTCCAGGACAAGATCCAGAACCAGCGGCACCGCGCGGCCACCATGGAGAGGGCGCCGGAGGTGCAGCTCGATCTCGCCGCCCGGCAGCGCGAACACAAGACCCGGAGCTTCCTCGGCAAGCTGCTGGGGAAATAGGCCATGTCCCAGGCGCTGATCGATCTCGTGCGGGAGAAGTTCCCCGAGGCCGTGGTTTCCTCCCACAGCCACCGCGGAGACGACGTGGTGACGGTCAAGCGGGAGAACCTGGTCGAAGTGATCGATTTTCTGCGCAACGATCCGCAGACCGATCTGAAGCTGCTCCGCCAGATCGCCGGCGTCGACCTGCTCACGTACCGCAGCGAGATGTCCGGCGGCGCCGCGCTCGCCTCCATCGAGGTGCCGGCGTACGACGTGCAGAACAAGCCCAAGGTCGAGCCGCGCTACCAGGTCGCCTACAACCTCTATTCGATCACCAGGCACCACTCGCTGCGCGTGCGCGTCGAGCTGCGCAGCGACGACCTGAAAGTGCCCTCGATCACCTCGCTCTACCGGACCGCCGACTGGTGGGAGCGCTACGTGTACGACATGTTCGGGTTCGAGTTCACCGGGCACCCGAACCTTACGCGCCTCTTGATGTACCCCGAGTTCGTCGGCTTCCCGCTGCGCAAGGACTATCCCGTCCGCAAGCGCCAGCTCCTCGTCCCCGAGCTGGACTTCCCCGACCTCGTGCGCGGCCCCGGCCCCGGTCCGGGCGGCGCCGGCGTCCCGATGAGCCAGACGCACGTCGGCCGCGAGAACGTCGATCCGAGCACCTATGACTGAGCCCGATCGACGCGCCGAAGGCGCAACCATAGCGTCCCCTGGGTTTTCGGGGACTGAGGCGCTCCAGGACCAGGATCCGCTCTCGCTGGAAGCGGAGATCCCGACCACCCCGATGACGGTGAACCTGGGTCCCTCGCATCCGGCGATGCACGGGACGGTGCGTCTGACGGTGACGCTCGACGGCGAGACCATCGTGGAGGCCATCCCGGAGATCGGTTTTCTCCACCGCGGCTTCTCCAAGTCGTCGGAGAACTCCACCTGGCACCAGGTGCTGCCCTACACCGACCGGCTGAACTATGTCTCGCCCATCCTCAACAACACCGGCTACATCATGGGCGTCGAGAAGCTGATCGGGCTCAAGCCGACCGAGCGCGCCGAGTACCTGCGCGTCCTGGGCGGCGAGATCAGCCGCATCTGCGACCACCTCACCTGCGTCGGCGCCATCGGCCTCGAGCTGGGGGCGTTCACCGTCTTCCTCTACGCGATGGAGGCGCGCGAGCTGCTCTGGGACCGCATTTCCGAGCTGTGCGGGGCGCGAGTGACGGTTTCCTGGACGCGCATCGGCGGCGTCGCCACTGACACCCCGCCGGGCTGGGAACAGCGGGTGCGCGACTGCCTTCCGCGGGTGATGGAGCTGACCAACGAGATCGACACGCTGCTCACCCGCAACCGCATCTTCATCGACCGCACCCGCAACGTCGGCGTGATCTCCGGCGACGAGGCGATCGACTGGGGCTTCACCGGCCCCTGCTTGCGCGCCTGCGGCGTCAACTACGACGTGCGCAAGGCGCATCCCTATTCGGTCTACGACCGGATGGACTTCGAGATCCCGCTGGGGAGCCGCGGCGACACCTATGATCGATACGTGCTGCGCATCGAGGAGATCCGGCAGTCGCACCGGATCGTCCTGCAGTGCCTGGAGCAGATGCCGCCGGGACCCATCATCATCGACGACTGGCGCTACGCGCTCCCGCCCAAGAAGGACGTCTTCGGCTCCATCGAGGGCGTGATGGCGCACTTCAAGCTGATCATGGAGGGCATCCCGGTGCCCGCCGGCGAGGTCTACGTCTACACCGAGGGCGCCAACGGGGAACTGGGCTTCCACATCGTCTCCAACGGGAAGGGCAAGCCGTACGCGATCCAGGTGCGGGGGCCGGGATTGCCCATCCTCTCGGCGTTGCCGCGGCTGATCAAAGGACACGCAGTGGCCGACCTGATTCCGATCTTCGACTCGATCAACATGATCGGCGGCGAGGTGGAACAGTGAGCGACTCGGGCGCCGTCACCACCGGGGGAGGGCAGCCCGGAGCCGCGAAGGGCCAGGCGCAGATTCCGGCGCCGCCCAAGAAGGTCAAGCTGCTCGTCGACGGCATCGAGGTGGAAGCCGACTCGCGCGACAACCTGATCGAGGCGGCTCGACGCATCGGCGTGGCCATTCCGTACTTCTGCTACCACCCGCGCCTCTCCATCGCCGGCCAGTGCCGCATGTGCCTCGTCGAGACCAGTGACGCTCCCGGCCGCCTCGTCCCCGGCTGCCAGGTCCGGGTCAAGGAAGGCCTGAAGGTCACCACGAACTCGCCCGCGGTGAAGGACAACCAGCGCGGCTGCATGGAGTTCCACCTCATCAACCACCCGGTGGACTGCGCCATCTGCGACCAGAGCGGCGAGTGCAAGCTCCAGGATTACTATATGGAGTACGACCACCAGCCC from the Deltaproteobacteria bacterium genome contains:
- a CDS encoding NADH-quinone oxidoreductase subunit A, which gives rise to MDYLSPYIPILVLLLLTGVLCTAIGVLATVLGPRRITRIKETAFECGSPSTGDPHARHSVKFYLVALLFIVFDIESVFIYPWAALLRDLHGEGLGWFAYFEMLSFMVTLALGLVYVWRKGALEFNL
- a CDS encoding NADH-quinone oxidoreductase subunit B — translated: MLKPEGNVPESPRVGGEEQNVPVLATRLDDAIGFFEKNLSDVLGWARKNSIFQYPFVTACCGMEYMSAMAGRYDIARFGAEFPRFTPRQADLLMIVGTINVKQSPVLKRVYDQMTEPKWVMAFGVCASSGGFYDNYATLQGADRVIPVDVYVPGCPPRPEQVLDGLKILQDKIQNQRHRAATMERAPEVQLDLAARQREHKTRSFLGKLLGK
- a CDS encoding NADH-quinone oxidoreductase subunit C; its protein translation is MSQALIDLVREKFPEAVVSSHSHRGDDVVTVKRENLVEVIDFLRNDPQTDLKLLRQIAGVDLLTYRSEMSGGAALASIEVPAYDVQNKPKVEPRYQVAYNLYSITRHHSLRVRVELRSDDLKVPSITSLYRTADWWERYVYDMFGFEFTGHPNLTRLLMYPEFVGFPLRKDYPVRKRQLLVPELDFPDLVRGPGPGPGGAGVPMSQTHVGRENVDPSTYD
- a CDS encoding NADH-quinone oxidoreductase subunit D — encoded protein: MTEPDRRAEGATIASPGFSGTEALQDQDPLSLEAEIPTTPMTVNLGPSHPAMHGTVRLTVTLDGETIVEAIPEIGFLHRGFSKSSENSTWHQVLPYTDRLNYVSPILNNTGYIMGVEKLIGLKPTERAEYLRVLGGEISRICDHLTCVGAIGLELGAFTVFLYAMEARELLWDRISELCGARVTVSWTRIGGVATDTPPGWEQRVRDCLPRVMELTNEIDTLLTRNRIFIDRTRNVGVISGDEAIDWGFTGPCLRACGVNYDVRKAHPYSVYDRMDFEIPLGSRGDTYDRYVLRIEEIRQSHRIVLQCLEQMPPGPIIIDDWRYALPPKKDVFGSIEGVMAHFKLIMEGIPVPAGEVYVYTEGANGELGFHIVSNGKGKPYAIQVRGPGLPILSALPRLIKGHAVADLIPIFDSINMIGGEVEQ